The window ATGGAACGTATAGCAACTTCACGCTCCTGTCTACACAAGCACGCGTTCCTTAACAGCTCTCGCAGTCCGCTCTGAGGCCACGCACTGCTTTCAGGTTTTTCGAGACTGCGAGGGTCGGTGCTCCCGTCTGAGTTGAGACCTCCTGTCAGGAGTCGACGGTAGGGATGCACTTCGGTGACCTCTGCTTGGTTGACGTCCCATCGTCTTTTCTAGACGAAAGAAGCACCGCTGCAGGTCTGTTCCCCGGAGACACCACTTCTCCACAGCCCACACGCTGGCTGCGGCCACTGGCTCCCAGTAAGCGACGAGAAACACGAAACTGACAATCACGCGGCTGAGTCCGAGAGAAATGGAGGAAAGTGCGAGGGTTGCAGTCTCCACGAGAGTCGCTACTGAAGCGCGGTTTGTCTTACGTTGCGTGTCGGTGGGCGCTGACGGCGCGATTTTCCTCCAGAGTTCTGTGTTGCTGAGAGAAGCGGGAGTCCACAACACAGCTGCGCCCAAAATGCGTTCTTGGCCTTGAGGCGGTTGGAGACGAACCTATTTCCCTTGGCGTTCTGGACAGGCCGACAAAAGAGCTCAGCTTTAAACAACGCGGTACCTAGACGTGGCTacttctgctgtctcctgcgtgcGACAGGGCGACGACTATACGAAGTGGAAACCCGTTTCCCTGAGTTCCCAGAGCGCACCCCGCGGGGCATCCCTCGACACTCACGGAGAGAGATCGCTCCTGCGTCTCATTTCTCTTACTGGCGTAGGATGCTCGCTTTGACCGCAGCGACGTCTTTGAAGTCCACTTCGAACATTCTGATGTTCCTGTATCGTTCCTGCACAACAGATTGATTCCATTGTTGACCactgaaaaaaacgcgtgcTCTCTGCACGAGTTCTACCACCTTTCGGTCATCTCCGCGGAAGCACTAGACATGGAGGACCGTACAAGAAGACAGAGCTACGTGCGCACATCTTTTGTTTGACTtggatttctctctctctcaagaGACAGGCTCTGCTTAGAGTATCACGTGCGTCTCGCCATTCAACGGTTCGGGAATCCTTCACAGATCTCGACAAGCAGCTGCCACTCAGGTGTACTTACAGCTAACCAGAAGTATAAGGTGTCCATGCCGGCGCCGAAACTTAGAAATTGGACCGGGGGATTGTCGATGGGCCACTCAGCCGGCAGAGGGcccttctcgtttccagCAGCTCGTCTCTCGATGTCCAGCGCGTGCGACAACACTGAGGCAGTGGGCGACTGGCCTTGACCACGGTGGAGATTGTGCACTTTTGTGTTCTGGGAGCAGATATCCGCGACGAAAATCGCCAGAAGCTGGCGAATCGCCGCCACGCGAGAATAATAGCCTAAGAGAAACGGCAAGGAACTACTGGACGCAAGCATGCACGCGAGACAACTTACAACTGTACGCACAAGAAAAGCCAGAGGTGCGGTcaggtctctctctctgtactTGCTTCGCCGCTAAAAGCAAGGGCAGATATACGCACGGGCTTTTGGGCCTCACCGCGCGAGTCGAACGAAGAACAACCTCTCAACTCCTGGAGGATTTGCACAGGAATTCGGTTTCAAACGAGCAAGGCACATCCCGTCGAACAATTCCCTGTTAGCAAAGCGAGTATGCGTTTTCACTGGGGAGACGCAACACATAGAAAACCGCGCTggcaaaaggagacgaaagtgTGCCGGCAACGCGTGGAGCGGGCACGAACGAAACCGGAGAAATAGCTGTGCTCCCCGCCTGGCAGTCCCCCAGACGAATGGGTATCGCATGTAGGCAATCATATCCAAATATGACTAGAGGTACTTATAGATGGAGGTGAAACCGGCTCCATACGGCGTCTTTGGAACGCAGTCATGGAAGGGTTTTTGCTGATCCTTTGAATGTGGCCTCGAGGCATCGAGGCGCCTTGTGCTTTTCAAAGCTGTTTGTGTATGTGCTGGGTGTCTTGGCCTACGAGCCTAACCTCGGTTGATGAGTGGGGCTCTTCTTGTTCGTTTTTtgacgaagaaggggagagagtcATCGCGGTAGTAGTTCAGAAGAACAGCACTCAACTTGCTGCTGGCGGCATCGTCCGTAGTCGCCTGAAgagctgcgtcttcgctgctgtacagacacaaaGGCGGAAGCTGCTGTTCAGGCTGATGGTCACCGGCGACACCGTGTCCAGGGAAGAAGTCCCTTCCCCCTGTTGGCCCGCTTCCCTGttgaaggaagaaggccgcaCTGAAGGGATGGTGAGGAGGCGGTTGGTCCGGTCTCCCCTGAGGCGGGGGCGACGGCATAGAAAATGGCATGTTTAACGCGGGCTCTCGAGGAAAGTGTGACCGTTTCACGACGAAACACAAGGGATCATTCAGGACCACGATACAACGCGCAGGATGCGTTCTTCCAGCGCACCGTACGCAACACATATAGGGAGCAGACGAAGTTGTGAATAGGCAGAACCTAGCTCCCTGGAAAACAACAATCAAGATGACAAACAGGCAACGGCGTGCAGCTGAAACAGATCCCCGCCGCCTGGAAAAGCAGGCGAGGATCTAGACACCAGCGTTGGCCAGCAGAACCACATTCAACCTGCCTCAAAGGGGCACTTTCTCCAACATGTTTCCAAAGACGTCGGTACAGAGAGTTCGACCAACGACAATTttggaaaaagagaaagccgTCGCCGGCTGCAAGCGATGAAAGAAACCTAGTACACAGTGCAGTTTACACTGCAACAACATGGCGCGCGTGGAGACTTTGTCACTACGGATGTGGAGCGACGGGCTGCTTTCGCGGAGGATCTTCTGAAGGTACGTCGccaaacgaggaaaaaccCGTTTTAGAGCAGTTCGAAGCGTGCGTCTAAAGGTCAGAAAGCAGGTCTTCTGGACGGCAACGTCATATCAGAGCTTCAAACAGACCGGGTGGCGCGTTGCCGGATTCCTGTTGATCCATTAGAGGTTTGAGCTACCTCTCCCTGTCGGTGTGGACGAGGGAACGCAGGGTGAAACAGGGAATACACTTGCGCGCATGGAGCAGAGCTCGACCCCGAGAGACTGGCAGTacgaagaacggaagaaTCTGGGTGCTCCGCGGTAACAAGCATCTAGGATACCATCAGAAGGCCTTTTCAAAAAGCCAGCTACAGGGAAGTTTCAGTAGAGCGGCGCAAATTGCAGAACACGGAAACACCAAACCCGTAGCAGTGTcaacgtgcatgcacgctccAACTGCATGCCACTGGCAGGCTCGCACAGCAGCTGCTCGATTAGCGTCACCTCACTGTAAGACCCAATTTCTTCACGAAGGGAAGGACACTGTGGAATCCGATGAAAATCTAGTGGTCTCGGCTAGAGCGGATAACAGATGTCATGAGAGCGAGGGGCGACATTGAATAGGCACTGCAGCTTTGACCGGTTGGAGACTGGCGCGGTCGTTCCCTGCGCTGGCACACTAAATGTTTTTTTTGGTTGACGACTGCGGAGCAAGGTTCCCGGTCTGCTCTTGAAAGTCTATGCAGCAGCAGAAAACATACGAAAGCCGCCATTCACGCGCAGATTCGTATAGACGCGGTATAGCAGTGCGAAACTGCGCGCCCTCGTTTCTGCGATTGAAGGATCTATAGTACCTCGTGGAAGACCGCAGATCATCAACACGGGGTACCCGTCAGGAGGTGCCCTTTCCACTATCCGCAGCGCTTTCCAGTCTGCAGGTTCGAGGCCTCCTTGAACCTAAGTAGAATCTTGTGCAGAGGTCGTTCAGGTGGACGAAAAGCATTTGAAGTGACAGCCCGGCTGAAGCATCTCCGTGGAAGCACGTGGCGGACAGTTGATTCACTACGCGATTCCCGAGATGCCTGATCGCCTGTGACTCTCTCGGTTGCGAGACTTACCTCCCTCCTCAAGGAAAAAATGGAGTTCACAACGGAGTTAGACGATCAATGTGCATTCTGATGCAGCTGATTCAGCGAAAACAACGTTTTGGTCGCGGCACAAATCTGAGTCACGCGCGGTTTTGTACAGTTTCCAAAGCATGCACTGCACACAGCTTCGTTCCGTTGTACGGCAGATTCCCCGCAAACGCTAAATCTAGCGCAACTACGTTTATCCCCGTGGACAAGAGATCGCCACGTGAACGATCAGAGATGGACAGAAACCCCCTCGATAATTATATCAATGCATTACCAATTAAGGTGTGTAGCATTGCTCCTTAACATCACAGCTGTTATAACTAGATCGTACCTGAATGGTATTTTCTAGCTTGTTACGCGGTGTTAAAAGCAATGCCATAAAAAAAAACCGAGGGCATGGACAGATGGAGCGTGAGCAGTTCGTAGCGCTCAGAGTGACCGTAGTGGGCGTGCTGTCCACTCACTGAAGGTGAAACCGGGCATCAGGTAAAGCCCTTCCCCATTTCCTCCATTTGATCAGAACCACTTCGATCCGCATCCGGTACAAGGCTGTGTGTGCCCAGACACTCTGAAGCCACTCCGTGTATGCGTCACTTGCCCACATCTGTTTCTCGATGAGGATACGTCCTTTTTTCGGGCGACACGTCCACTGTGGGCTTCCTGCCTGGCGGACCAAACGGCCCAATTTTATGGATGGCTACTGAAGGTGAGATACAAATGAGTTGGGACTTGCTATACTAGACAGATTCTGTGGGATTACTTTCCTCACACACGATGCTGCCGCAATCAGGAACCCCCACCAACACCGGGTTCAAATCGGGCTCATCAAACACTCTGTACTGGCCCGGGTCCTTGCCCCCGCCCAGGATCTGTTTCGTGCTCTCCCGCGTCGACATCTGCTGTGTGAAAGAGAGTTCTTCTACCACGAGGACATGCCAGGCCGTGgtcgtcttcatctttcCTCTGCGGCACCGTAATGTCGGGACGTGTCGCCTCCTGTAGCTCACGTTCGTTTTCTACTGGATAGAAGTGGGTCTCTTTGCTGCGAGATGCTTTGGCTTCTGCGGCCGCAGTGATGGCGGCAGATGCCTTCGCCTGGAAGACGTCCTTCTTCAGCTGAAGCACCTTTCGCCGTGCTTCGAGGCTTCTGTGAAACCTCCTCGACTTCCGCACGAGACAGCAAGCACCCAACCCAAGCACGAGGGCGAACAACAGTGCGTTGGCTGCCAGGATGCCAGTCGCAATGTAATCATTGACGCTCCCGCTTTCTGAAGAACTGGATGCCGTGAGTGTCTTCGTCTGAGTGTGGCGAGTCGACGTCAGGGATGAGGAAGAGCCTGCGGCAGTACTTGTGCTTGTGCAGCTGGAAGTCGATGAACTGGCAGCCTCTGCAAAGAGCTTTTCGCATTTCGCGTTGCAAAAGCGGGTCTCTATACGCTGCGCCGGACACGGCTGGCCTTGCCGTGCTGCCGGGGTGAGAATGTGCATGTACCTCAGCTCGCGACAGTTCACACACTCCGACCACTCGCCTAATTCGTACTCGCAATTTCGGTCTTTGAAGTGATCCAGGACAGAGGCGAACTTCTCATCGTTCACGTTGCAGTAACGCCCTTCTGAGGGGCAAAACCACATTACACCATACAACGTGAATAAGCTCTCCACACGGACTTGTGCAGCGCCTGAAGGAAACAACAAAGGGTCAGTGCCCTCGGCGTCGTGTCTTGTATCTTGGACGAACAACTCCAAGCGGGATTTCGGCCGTATCGGTGCGTACGACAAAAGGGATGTCGAAAACACACGCATTCCACGCGAAACTGCGTGACGATtgcaggaagcgaggcgactATGCTGCGCACCCGGTCTGCTCGTGGCGATTCGAGAGCGGATAAACATTCTAATGTTCACCGGAGACGTAACTGTGTGGGGACCGGGGACAGCTCCCCACTTAGAGCTGGGGTCTGTGGAAAACGTGAGATACATGCGTTGAGCAAAGGTTGGGGAGCCCGAAGAGAGCCTGGCAGTGGAGAACGCTTGCGGCAGTTAAGAATGCTCTGTTAACGCATCTGATTCCAAGCCTTTTCCCGTACCGAAAAAGGCTAACTTCAACAGGAAGAAGTGGGCCATCTCCGCATTCGCTCTCCTCTGGCCGCCTGGTTGTGACACACTCGGGGGTACATTGCTCCGAGCCTTACGGAATGCTAATGTACCTAACTGTCTCTGTTGCACTCCGCGTAACTAAAACCGTCGGCCGATCGGCTGGCGCCCAATTTCTCCCAGAAACGGTTTTTCCTTCGTGAAGGCTGGACGACCTCTCTGGGACGTGAGCGACTCCGTCGATGGGAGGTGACGTCTTTTTAGGAATTCAGCAGCTCACTTTGCTCAGTCTCGAGTGTCCTCCATTCTCCTCCCTATTCACTAGTTCTCATCAGAAGTCAGGAGTGCGTCTCATAAAAAAGTGGATGGCCTTCCTCCGCCAGTGTGCAGTGTGTCGGCCCTCACCGTTGCAAGCCCTGTGCTCAACAAAAGGGCAGGGTTTGCCTCCTGGCAGTGGATCTcgggagcgggagaagaatcGCAATTCTCGGCAAAAATGGTCGCATGTAGTCCATTCTGTCCAAAACCCTTGGCAATCTAAATCTTCCAGCTTGGCAGGAACGAATAAATCAGAGGGGGACGGACATCTGCCAGGGCTGGTAAAGAAACCATGGCCAGGACATTCAAGTGATTCTTGACGACCCTTCACGCTTAGTTCTAGCAATTCCACCGGATGGTCACCTCCGTGGTAAACAACAGCAATGCTTTGTACTCCGTACACCTGCAAGTTCGAAGCCTTTACAACACTACCGCTATTCGTATGCCGGAACTTTTGCGCACAGGATTCGTTCCAGGAGCAATTCCTGACGTATGTTCGGTCGAAAGGGAAGTTAACGGGGAACTGGTTACCACCGGTTGACGCCCGTGTCACGCTGAACTCCTGCCCAAGACCGTTCAAAAAGGAGAGCTCAATGTCAAACTGAGGGCCGATCACCGTCTCGTTGAAGACAAGGAGCACCTCCGTAATGTCAGAAATCCGTTTAAGATCAAACGTAACAGGGGACAGGCTACCAGGGAAAAAAGTCGCTCCTGCCGTTCGGATATTTCGGTCGACTGAAGCTTCCAGACTTGGATCTGCGACAGCGAATTCGGCCCAGCTGCAACCCGATGATGAACATGGAGCTGCGCGAAGAGTCCCGTCTTTCCAAGGACAGTTTGCGTTAATGGATGCTGCGGTTTTAGTACGGAATACCTGAAATTTATAACAGGCAGTTGTGCAAGATGCATCccgaagcggaggaagccagctgagaagaaacaaaTACGGAAAGCAACGCACCCTTGTCTCCTGCCACCCTTTGTCGTTTCGACTTATCTGGTCTAGTGTCTTGTTTGTCCCGCGTTGCCGAAACGTCCCTGGCTTGATCTTGATGTACAAAAGTGTTCCGCTCAGTTCACGCCCAAGCACCTGTATGCCTAGTGTGACAATACTATGCCCGCCTGCATTCTAGGCAGCTGACCGTTTTCTGAGGGAGAACCGAGCGCACTATCGCAGTGATCTATTAGACAGAAACAGATGTGCCTACACTTTGCCCTCCAGATCGCGATAGTATATATGCTGTAACGAGAGTCCTGTGAGATTCTCGGCCCCACTGCTTCGAAGCAAGAAAGGATGCAAATGACGACAATTGACTGGGTCATGCGTGCGCGTCAGGACCCCTGTTCAAAAGGCTACATGACTTTGGCAGTAGCTGTGGCTCTTCGAGATGGTATCGCTCTCACCGCCCGTCACACGCAGCCTCGAATTTGGACGCCCTAACCCTGTAGAAGTGGTCAAATGTCGTCGCCGAAGCATCAGGAAGCGGGGGAGCCTTGAAGGTTCGTGCTTCAAGACTGCCAATGCTCCCGGGGGACAGCTGAACTCTGTACGCAACATTATCTGAACCGACTTCGAAGCGAGTCCCGTATGCCGTGCTGTCATACGCTTGCGGCGTGCTGTTGGGCAGCATGAGGTCTGAACCTTCGAGAATGTCGCCGCCGTTTTTGGCGGTAAAGAGAATTCCGTTGAAAACCTGGTCGATCGCATTTTCAAAGAGAATCATGAACAGCTCTTCAGCAGAGTCGACAAGGACAACCGACAGGCTATTCAGCTCTGGCGAAAAGACTTCGCCGATAATCGGGCGCCCTCGTACTGGCGTCTGGTTCACGGACGTTGCAGTGCTTTTGAACGTACCCCACAAAAGTGACGAGCTCGCGACAGGCCCAAACCGGAAATCTTCAAGTTGCGGGTACATGTCGCAGATGTAGAAGGCGTAGATAATGTCGGAATCGGGCCGAGAAATCACGTTTACATCGCGGTACCAGTTATACACGCTGTTAGTTTTGTAGGGCTGGGAAGCCGGCAACTTCGCATCGTGGTGTAGAAGAAAGGTGACAGAACGGTTGTCAACAGCTATTTCATTGAGAACAAGGCCAGGGCCGAGATTCTccgacgaagcgagagaatcAATACACCAGAAGACAAGCAAACCAGACGAGCTGCTCGTGTAGCTGTATCCGAAATCTTCGCATCTTGCGCATGAAAGTGGATGATGAGCGATGCGCAGTGGCCGAATCGTAACCTCGCTAACTGCGCAAGATTGCCACGGAtagttcgtcttctcgtcagCCACCATATGATAGTAGGCCATGAAGTAGTTGTAGCCGTCAACGATATGCTCCTTACGAATCACCTGGGAACTAAATCTGTTCCTCTGCAGCACAACACGCGTGCCTCGATATATCGCTTTGCCATTCACGTTGAACGTCGACCAGTCGCGCTTCGGCTGGTACAAATCTGGGTTTGTCGTGTCGAAGGGTAAGCTGGTAACAAGGATTCTTCCCAGGGGAACTGCGGGGTCAAACGGCACTTCCATACAAGAGACTGAATCTAAAGGGAGTATCGCTGTATCAGCCATCACAACGCAGTCCGACGAAGAGAACTGAAGGTCCATGGCTCGGACATTTCGTGCAGGGTCAGGACGCGTACCCCAGTCCTGTTCTgccgttctctgcctgcaCAGTCGAGCACCTTGAGGAATATGGTAAGCGGTTGTGAGGTGTGCATTTCGCCGCACTTCATCGTCGGTCCCGCCGTACGTAAGCCGGTAGCTTCGCCCGTCAATCAAATCATCTTCTGCCCCACTAGACCCGTTTGTCCGGAAAAACGCCTTTTCGCGTGCAGTGCATATGGACATGCTCTTTGAAACCCACTGACCCCAGTACCAGACTAAAACCGTGTTGCTGGCTTGGGGGCAGTGAGCATTTTTGGGCTCGTTGACATAGAAGCCCATCACAGTCCCCCTGCCTCCCCCGTCAAAAACAGACCTAAATGTAGCAACATGGTCCCCTGTGCGTGCGTCGTACTTGAAAAGCAAGACTTCACAGTGCAGTGTTAAAGGCTTCGCCCCCACGCTGGTGTCGTCTCCAAACTTTGCAGCGGATTCAGCAATATCCTGGCGGTTGTGTTCCTCAAGCCGTGTTAGAGCTGGACAAGACTGAACCCCCACAACAAACTCCTTCGAAGCCTCCATGTACTGCGTTCCTATTGGCAAAATAACTGGCATGGAGGTACCAGAGTGCTTAGGTATAAAGTATTGCTGGCCGCGTAAGACCCCTTTTCCCCACGCAACAGTATGGTAGCCAGCCGGGAGCGTGTAGGAATCCCAGGACAACCGGGGCAGAAAAATTCTACCTCCTAACCGAGTGGCCTGGACGCTAACTCCCAGTTTGATTAGCAGTGTCCAAGCGGATCCGAAAATAATGAAACGCCGCCAGCAAAAAGCGGATTCACACCGCTGCCTTCCTGACGGTAGATCGCATGGCTCCATGTCTCCCTGGTAG is drawn from Neospora caninum Liverpool complete genome, chromosome X and contains these coding sequences:
- a CDS encoding Leucine carboxyl methyltransferase, related → MPFSMPSPPPQGRPDQPPPHHPFSAAFFLQQGSGPTGGRDFFPGHGVAGDHQPEQQLPPLCLYSSEDAALQATTDDAASSKLSAVLLNYYRDDSLPFFVKKRTRRAPLINRGYYSRVAAIRQLLAIFVADICSQNTKVHNLHRGQGQSPTASVLSHALDIERRAAGNEKGPLPAEWPIDNPPVQFLSFGAGMDTLYFWLAERYRNIRMFEVDFKDVAAVKASILRHNTELWRKIAPSAPTDTQQGVAGEDDCINTETYALIGADLRDIQSVAAELQKRGFRDDVPTFFLSECVLVYMNTSEADAVLRWAAQAVTSAPSAVAVYEQLNPTDAFGRTMVKNLQTRGCPLMTIFDYPTLESQKQRYLNLGWTASSVVDMNTIYDKFLPPQERQRVQQLELFDELEEWRLIQAHYSIAVAVRDPVQVGRRDANQGGATRTEAALLCVCRVRRRLASA